TTAAGCCATAAAGGGACCATAGCCCGATCAATGGACATCATTTTGTATACTTAGTGTACCAAGTGCATTAAAAGGTATTGTAGGAGGTTTAAAGGTTGCAGCTTCAGTAAAATCTTGCTAAGGAAACTTCATTCTCCATTTAACCATTCTATACCACACCTAGGAGTGTTGAATGTTGTCACTGGATGCTTGAAATAATAATGTTTCATTTTCTTCCCCCTGAAAAGTATGAAATTCACAGCAAAAAAGCTGTAAAATGGTAGATTCAGGTGAAACATTTATTATCACATTAAATAAATGATATTTTGTTCCACAGAAACTTGTCTACATACTTCTGATGTTGTTCTGCCACAAGATACGTAGTCATCTGGCTACAGAACTTGAATACCAAGTGCAAGAGAATGAAGATGAAGGAGTTTTTATTGGAAATATAGCCAATGATATATCTTTGGCAGCAGATACTAACTGTGATTCACTGGCTTACAAACTCATGAAAGAAATGGACTATGTGATGCTCAAGAGCGAGAGTGGAGAGCTGTACACAACTAAGCAGAGAATCGACAGGGAAACTTTATGCCCAGTTGAATTCCATGGTGGTCCTTGTATCCAGGAAGTCAATGTGATTATTCTATGTGCTGATCAGTATCTTCAAATGGTGAAGGTTAAGATAGCCATCCTGGATGTCAATGATAATGCACCACATTTCATGGAACAAGTGATGAAACTTTCTATTCCAGAGGATGCAACTGCAGGCACATCATTTGGAATTGACTATTTTGCCATAGACAATGATACTGGGAAGAACAGCATTCAGAATTATTATCTTGAGAATAGCCAAAATGTTTTCAGTTTGAAAGATGGCGAAATACCCTCCATTGTTGTCCAGCAATCACTAGATAGGGAGGTAAGAGACCTGTATGAGATGAAAATTGTGGCTGTGGATGGTGGCATACCACCTTTATCTGGAACAGCCACACTTCTGATCAACATTCAAGACGTTAATGATAACTGCCCCGTTTTTAATGTATCAGAGTTTGACGTTCAGATTCCTGAAAATATATCCTCCAATAGTGTTGTGACACAGCTTCATGCTGTAGATGCAGATCTAGGCCCTAATGCTGAAATCACATATTCTTATGGCAATCGTGTGCAGGATGCATCCAAGAAGCTATTTATCTTAGATAGGACCACTGGGCTTATCACATTTTCTGGAAATACAAGTCCAGAGATACCTCCTAAACATAAACTCACTATCTTAGCTAATGGTCCAGGCTGTGTCCCAGCTATCATTCAAATTACAGTGTCCATTATTCACAGCAGCAAATATAGTCCAAAGTTGGAGATCAGCTATATCGCTAACCAGGCAGATGGTGTGATTTACCTGAAGGAGACTGCACCTGAAAACACTCCAATCGCCCTCCTAGAGGTAACTGACCCAGATCATTATCTGAAAGGGACACTCTACATCAGTGGCAATGTGCCTTTCTATTTAAAGCCCTATGAAAGGTCAAGAAATAAACATTTGGTTGTTACATCACAGCTTTTAGACCACGAGCTTGAAAACCAATATGAGATTGTTATTAAGGCAGAAGATCCTCATAATGTTCATGAACTAACAATATGTGTCAAGATTACTGATGAAAATGACAACTCTCCGCAATTTTACCAAAGCTCCTTTGAAACTTCCATTGAGGAAAACAATGCACCTGGAGCTTTTTTACTGAAGATTTCTGCAACAGATGCAGACAGTGGTCAGAATGGAAAAGTGACCTACCACCTGGGACCTGATGCTTTACCCATATTTTCGATTGAACAGTTTACAGGGACCTTAACAGTGTCCACCATCctggacagagaaaaagagaaactgTACAAGTTTACTGTTTCTGCTGTCGACCATGGAGTTCCTCCTAGAAGAAGCAGCATCATCGTAATCATTCATGTCTTGGACCAGAATGATAATATACCCTCCTTCCTCACCAATGACTATACATTCTTTATTCCAGAAAACTTCCCAAGACGCGGTGAAATTGGAGTTATCAATGTAACGGATTTAGATGCAGGGCCTAATGGAAATGTTACTGTGTCCATCCTAAATGGTAGTAGTAATTTTTTAATGGACAATACCAGAGGAACCTTACGCTGCAATTCTTCagtagacagagagaaaaataCCATGCATGTATTCTGGGTTCAGGCTGTAGATGGCGGAAAACCATCCCTCTCTGCAATGGCAAAAATAACTGTTTTTGTTCTAGATATAAATGATAATCCTCCAACAGTACTACTTCCTCAGTCAAATGTATCATGGCTTCTCGTGCCCCCTAACACACCTCGAGGAGCCGCAGTAGCTGAGATTTATGCTATTGACTATGATGCTGGTATTAACGCCGTCATGACTTATAATATTGTTGGGAGAAATGGGCCTGCCCCTCACATATTTGGAATTAATACAGCAACAGGAAATATTACATTGCAGGAGAAACTGTTGCACAAAGACTATGGTTTGTATCAACTACTAGTAAAAGTCAGTGATCTTGGGCAACCACAACCACTTCATTCCACGGTAATGGTCAATTTGTTTGTCAACGAGACTGTGAGTAATAAAAGTTACTTGGAAGCTTTGTTACGCAGGCAAACTGTTTTCACAGAAGAGAAGCAACCAAATCCATGCCCATTATCGCAGACATTAGACAGTCCTTGTTCACCTCCAATCATTCCCATTGCAATCACAATGATCATTGTCTCTGCTATTTTCTTTGCCATTGCTCTTTGTATGCTTCTAAATGTGAAAAAGGAAAGCAAAAGAAAAGAACTTTATATAGATGCCCAGATACCATTAAAGATAAATCTTGACTATTATACAAAAGACTGGAATGATGCACAGTTGTAGAGCTAATAAACTTGTTGAAGAAAGCGCAGAAAAGACTGCAATAAGCATACAACGAGTGACTGTGTAGATTACTTAAAAATAAACTGCATTTCAAGAACATTTTTTATCTTTCTTAGATATATATATTTATAACATTTTCTCAACAAATTATGTGCTAACAAACTCTTCACAGATATTGAATTAAATACTAGTGAGAAAGCTGGCACAAAATAGGAACAGGGAGCAGCCAAAGTAGTTTTATCTGTATAGTTCTACCTATGAAATGTTACAGCAGAATTAAGCACAAGAGTACACTATCAACTTGATTTACTCAAATACTGAAAATAATTAGCTTCACCATGGATTGAAAACAGTCCATGAAAGACAAACTTCTCACAATGCTCATTTATTTTCTTTAAATCTTACCAGCACAccaaaacaatttttttttcaaaacttctGTTACATTATGCTCACACAATTATTTTTGCATTGCTAGAAAATGATTTCAGGTGATCTAACTCTGTAGTTCACTACATGAAGAGCAGTTGAATTTTCAGCAGTTTGGTGTTTCAGATCTTAATTCAAAATTAGAGGTGACAGTATAATTCTGGTTTCCGAAAGTTAGGTTCACTCGATTCTTTTCTGTATTCCCGCCCAAAATGGGGCGGTTTATTGACAGTCAATGAGGCAAAATTGGGTGCTGAGACTGACCACAACCTTGTTGGCCTGCCCTCACTTTCTCTCACCTCCCACTCCCACTGGGATGGCTGCCTACAGACCCTTTCCAACTTGCTGCCTGCAAACATTGGCAAAGGGGCAGGGCCAGGATCGTCAACTTATTTTCCTCCTATCTGCCCTAATTACTGTCACTTCCCAGGATCAACATGTGGTAGGTGGTGACAGGACTAAGGTAGTGGCTATAGTGGACCCAAGGTCAGGGAATCGAAAGAGAGGACCTAATAGAGACCTAAGGGTTAATTTTAAGCCCCCCAAAATGGATGGGCTTGGGTGGGTGggaaataaattttttaaaatttcaatcccAATCCCAATACCTCCCAAACCCGCCCACTTCCATTTTTAACAGGTGGAATCTTAGCAGCCATGCAGAGTATGCTTTCGAAGGACCTGCCAGCAATGATGGATGAAGTGCCCCCTTTGGGGCAGATTGGTGACACTGTCAGGATCTTCCCAGTGGCAGATGGGCACCCCACTTAGGCCCAAAGCCTGACAGATGGCTGGCGATGGCCTCCCGGCGGCAGGCCGCAGGGGGGCAGCCAGGTTTCCTTTCATTCTCCCCTTCTGCCCCAGATCCACAGGTGTCAGAGGACCACAGCTGCATCCACAGACCATCCTGTCGAGTGGTTTACCCTCCACAGTAATGGCCCGGTAGGTGTTGCCACAGTTTATTTTTAAACATTTAAAAGTCTTCAGAGGGTgcttccatcttgaggtgcccttgcAGTCCCCCCTCAACAATGGCAGTGCCACCACTTCCTCTGGGGCTGCTGGCTGCCAGACCCTTGGACACTTCCATTGGCCCTCCCGCCTGAAAAGCCCGCCccatgtccttaattggatggggctccctgagacagcctgttaattggccgcctccaggaAGATCGTGCAAGTGGGCAGAGCTCAGAAATCATcagggttgggacctggaaacGAGTCAGACCAAGTTTAAAAGCTCAGGTGGTAAGATTCCACCCATCGTGATTAATGACCAATCTGCTCTCAGGCGGCAGGTCAGTCATTGAAAGCTTTTAAGGAGCTTGTATCCCTCTATTTTAACATGCTGTCTACTTTTAACTCATGTCAGCTGTGTTTCCCACGCCTCTGGAAACCCAACAGATAAATGAAGGCAAGAAGGGCTGGATCCATAAGCTAAGTGCCTTGACAGCACTGCTTGGGGGCCCGGGACAGCAAAGTATTTCCTCCCAGCCCAACAAACTATCCAGTAAACCCCACACCCTCGCAATCTCTCCATCTACCCGCCTCTGTAATCTCACGCTCGCAATTGCATTAAAACCCCCACAACAACCATTGCGTCGCTCCCCACTCACCACCCCCCATGCTGTCCCGAACATGCTCTATCCCCTGCAACCTTCAACTCTCCACTGATCACACTCTAACCACCTGCAATATCTCCATGGTCTCTCCCCAGAACCCCCTGCACCACTAGGCCTACTTGTTGCTGTGTCCATCTGCCTGACAGCCAGTCAGCCTGTTAATCAGGCTGGTAGGCAGGAAACCTGGTGAAAGAATTGAAAGCACATACTGCAGTTAAAAACTGCATGGCATTCAGGAAACCTGTACTTCTGGGGTTCAGTCCACAAATCTTTCATCACCTACTCCAGATGTGGGGCTCAGTGAATATCAGAGCCCTGTCTTCCTATATATAAGCTCCTATAGCTGTGTTGACAGCTTCCTGCATAAAGGGCCTACACCTTCACCTGTGTTGGCCTCTCCCTACAAATAGGTTCCTACACCCTCACCTGTTTTGACTGCTTACTACATATAGATCCCTGTACACTCACCTTTGTCAGCCTCTCCCTACATATTGTTCCTGACACACCTCCATGGATACTTAGCAGCTACAGCTCCGTTGGTCTTCAGGAATCTTCTAGTGCTGCAATGACAGTCCTTCTGCAGTCCTACTGGGATTTTGCATTTGGGCACTGATGGCCTGACTCTTGGCAATGGGAATCGTGCCAAGGTATGCATATTGAATGGCCCCCAATGCAAGTAAATGAGTTGGGGTCAGGGTTGAGTCAGAGGGACAAGTGGAAATTTGTGCCCGCCACTACTCTCTCCTTAAGGGAAGAATCCAGATCAGATGAATTCTATGTATCATGAAATTAATGCAAAAAACACCATAACTTCATTAAATATTTGCGTGCACGTGCATGCATTGATGAGAATTCCTCATCACACCACCATCTACACTATGTACATATTTAGAGGCTTGAGAACCTGCTTCAAGCATCATTGTAATCCGTAAGTGCCTCCACATTTAAAAAGAATTTTTGAATCACAACATGCATTACAACCGTGCTCTCACATATTCGCTGAGTTTTAGAGTAAAACTTATCAGTTTATAGGACAAAGTTACAATCATTGGAGTAAAATTAAACATCTTTTGTTTTAATTAAGACATTTTTGGATTCTGTACTGACATAAATACAGACACAAGATTCAGGTCAGTTCTTTGTTACTTTTTTTTTACCAGGCAAAGGAGAATTGACGTTACAGTCTGGCTAAGAGTTGCATCTGAGGCAAAACAGAAGCCTGAGTAATTCTGGAAGTCCTTGGTGTGCATAGTCTGACTTCAGTCATTGTACATAGAAGGGTACCCAGGTAGTGTACTAGATTGGGTTATGACAGGGAATGTTTGTGTATTAGTAAGACTAGTCCATGTTAAGACAAAAAGCAATTTGAATGCCAAAGCATTGGGTTTTTCTTGCTTTATAGAATCTTTGATGGCTGTTGGATGAAGCATTAAGTAGTATCAAAGATATTTTAAACTATGTATTGGTAAAGAATGGGATTTACAATAAAGGTACTAGTTTCTTCATATATTTTATACTGACATGACTTCACAGGTTCTGAAACCAGTTGACAAGAGATCAAAAATTAAGGGCAATAAAGGTAGCCATTCTTGATTGATAGCTGTGTGAAGATAAGGGTTGGCTCTGTGAAAGGGGCAGGCCCAATAGTTATTTGTGGTCAATTTGCCGCACAACTCTGTGGCCAAGTGTTTCCAAGTATAGGTTTATATTGGGCTATAGTGGGTTTATATTACTAACCCATCATTCTGTAGCTAGCAGAGAAAGGGAACTAGTTTTACTCCATGGCAGTGTGCACCATGTAAGAACTGAAGATCTATTGCAAGATTGAATGTATAATGAGAGATAGCCCAGGGAGAGACGTTTTACTGTTTTTGGATATGTATTGTAAAGTTTGCAAATTATCGTAAATGCATTGTTTTGCACTGAATACTGTTTATTTACCTGTTCTATGTTGAATAAATTCTCTATTGGTTTATTGCCCAAGTCTCAGTCTGATAATAACATTTATTCAATCTGTCTAGTAGAGAGAGGAGAATCACATGGCAGCTTTACTGTATTCCAGTAAGCCAACATACAGAGGCAAGGCTTTTCTGTTTGATACAGGGTCTCACTATTGTTTACCTTGATCCTGGGATGCAATAGCCACATTTCAGAATACAGGGAAAGAAGATTCACTGACTGTAAGTAGAATATCAAGCATAAAACCTAAAATGTAATTACTTTACTGAGCCAAGTATGCAAATGTGGCAAAAACTTCCAAGTAGGCTACTTTGATGCACAGTATGAACATAGgaacaatgacagacaggaaaagaccctgTGGTCCATTCAGCCTGTCCCATACAATTTGTGATACCTTGagcatcacaatatatacacttCTTACCCCACCCAAAGCTATGCGATCTCATGGGATAAGTGCACAAATGAATAAAATGTCCAGGCCAATTTGGGGGGAGAATGTCCTGGGAAATTCCACTCCAACACCTCTTAGGTGATTGAAACTAGTCCAGGGTACCAGTCTGGCTCTGATTAATGTTATAAAGTACGTACCTTTCGTATGAGATGATTTTCAACCCAACCAAATACACATCTAGCTTTCGCTTGAAAGATTGCAAGATTTTTACAAGTATACAGAAAATACAATACCAGTGTTGTATTATGAGATAACACAAAGTATTATCGGGATTAATCCCAATGGGGTTTCTTGTGCTCATTCACTATAGCTGTGATAGATGAGCCATGAAAACCCTTGGGACATGGTCTTTATGCCACTTTTCAGGGATTTCTATGGCTTTTCCGCTGACATTACAGTAGAGAAGTGGGAGAACCTCCATGGAAATTCACCCCCACTGCTTCTTAACTTTAAAGAACTAACAGCAAGTTGTTTCATTCAAGTGCGACAGTGAAGCCAGAACAACCTTGACAATTTACTGAGCAGTTCTGGCTTTCTCTTTGATGACCAAAAATAGCATCCCAGATTAACATGATCACATGTCAGACTTCGATAAGGGGGCTTCTGATTGAGTAAAAAACTGATCGTGAATTCATTTTACAAGTCAATCAAAAACTTTCCATTCTTTTGGGTGCACCTTTGGGATTGTTTCAGAAGAAATAATAAATTAAAATGCTTTTCTATCTCATTTAATGCAGTCATTAAGTTGCTAAATCATAAGACAGTTGATTTGTATGACACACAAGTGAGATTGATTCACTTATACTTTTATTTCTTTTAAATTATAAGTAAAATTTTACAATGTTTTAGGCACATAAAAAGTGTTCCATGCTCAATAAAATATTACAATTGATTGATACTCTTTCTATAATGACATTTTTATAAAACATGCTTGAGCATTGTTCCATTGCTATCGGACAGTGGACTATACTTTAGATTATTTTTCAACAAATTATACTAGCTGTGCTTAAAAGTTAAAAcctgcccctccccaccccaccatatAACTATCTCACAGGTCTGAAGCTGAGTTTAAGATTCACTTTTCTATTGCCTCTTTACAATTCAGCACAGGATTTTCAGGATAGCCCTTTAAAAAGATCTTAATTGACCTTACCAAGCAATTTTATTTCCTTTCATACGATTTAAGCAGGGAATTGACCGGAGAGTAGCAGTAATAATTGACGCAAAGTCCATTTTGGACTTGATCACCCACTTATGCAAAAAAAGAAAGCCAATCTGATCTTCAGTCGACCTGTGGAGCTGACTAAAAAAAACAACTTTGGATTGACCAGAATACTTAAAATCTGTTGCCTTAAAAAAGCACACAGCACTTCAGCCATGGTAAATGTGCGCTCCAAAATTGCCATATCCTCCACCCTAATTGCAAGCAATGCCATGGAGATCCACTATTATATAACAACCAATGCTTGTTCTAACCATGTCAGGATGCGCACTAACATGGTAGCTGAGGAGATGGTATCATGGAAGGCAAACTGTAGTGGTATTGGGTGTGTACAGTCAAATATGAAGCCACTGTTACAGTTCATAAATTCAAATCTAATTTGCCTGTACATGACTGAGATGCCTCCACATGTATTTAGATGTTGATTTATGACATCTCAACAGAAAACCTGACTAGCCAGAAATCGTTGAAAAATTTATAAAGCATAATGAATACTTTGAAGAACAGTGCTCAATCTCCCACTATTTATTTCATCTGACATATTCTAGTGAAAGCAATTTATTAACCATATGGAATGTTAGAGCAGTGGCAAGTAAAGTAGCTTATGTTTGATTTCAAATAAAAATGCTCTCCCTTATGGAATCTGCAGCATCCCTTCTACTTCAAAATTACCACAAAATTAATAATTCAAGAGTAAATGGCAGCATGGAACTTCTTTCAATTATCAGTTTAAAAATACCTGAACTTctttatttttgtttttaaatgttttcatttttaaaatatGTTTATTAAACTGAGGGACATACCATATTAAAAGAACTAAGCTCGAGGGTCTATTGAACCTGCAAATTTGATGATTTTTAAGCAGCATTCTTAAAAGTCAACAGAAAGACCAAAATAGCTTTAAAGTGAAAAATTACAAACCTGATCAagaagttttttttattattcattcaaggGAAGTAAGGGTCAATAacaggatttgttgcccatccttaattgccctggaaaaggtgatagtgagctgccttcttgaactactgcaatcTGTATGGTGAAAGTAATCCCACaatgctgtaagggagggagttacaggattttgacccagcagcgatgaaagaatggcgatatctttccaaatcaggatggtatgtgacttggagaagttgcaagtggtggtgttcccatgcacctgtttcccttgttcttctaggcagtagagacCTATGTATATAAATATGTTAAATTATCGGTTTCATttacatagtcatagagtcatagaatcataactgtcacagaaggaagccatttggctcatcaagttCATGGCAGCTCTACATAGAGCAAAACAGTCCATCCCATCCCCCGCTCCAGAcaaatagccctgcaagtttatttcccttaagtgcccatccaatttccttttgaaatcattcatcgtctctgtttccaccaccctcgtaggcagcaagttccagatcattatcactcgctgcataaaaaagttatttctcacattcccctgcatcttttgctcaaaaccttcaatctgtgtcccctcatccttgttctatcaactaatgggaacagcttttctttctctacccccaaactcctttgctccaaggagaacaacctcaactctccaatctaaccttgtagttaaaatccctcatctctggaacagttctggtaaatctcctctgcaccctttcaaggatcctcacatccttcctgaagtatggtggccagaaccagagctttataaagattcagcataacttccctgcttttgtactcaatacctctatttatgaagcccaatgtcacatatgctttgctaaccactctcttaatatgtcctgccaccttcaaagatgaatccccaggtccctctgtccctgtacactctagaactgcaccatttagtctatattgcctctccctttcccttttgccaaaatgcatcacttcacatttctctctattaaattctatctgccacttgcctgcccattctgctagcctgtctatgtcctgctgcagtcaattggtatcatccctaCTATCTgctacatctccaagtttggtatcatcaacaaattttgaaattttactctgtattccaatatccaagtcatttatatatatcaaagaaagcagtggacttagcactgatccttggggaacaccattgtctaccatcctccagtttaaaaacaaccattcaccatgactcgctgctttctgtcgtTAAGCCAATTTTTTAGCCAAACTGACACAGACCCTCTTATTGCCGGGAAAAACAAGTGAAATACAAATGATATGATTAGAGGGGAGCCAAATATCCTTTTTCTTAAACCTAATTAATCATTTTAAAAGTTAAACATAAGTTAAGTTGCACAAATCTGTTA
This Heterodontus francisci isolate sHetFra1 chromosome 15, sHetFra1.hap1, whole genome shotgun sequence DNA region includes the following protein-coding sequences:
- the LOC137377428 gene encoding protocadherin-20-like codes for the protein MEGFENKDKNLKIEVLLDQKPTFSPGTPYGVSKARGAQMGTVISEWDGCCLQLNPLEFLGSVNLYGLGPKSPPALASAYNQWRQRLAKPYFYQLQGLLKLVYILLMLFCHKIRSHLATELEYQVQENEDEGVFIGNIANDISLAADTNCDSLAYKLMKEMDYVMLKSESGELYTTKQRIDRETLCPVEFHGGPCIQEVNVIILCADQYLQMVKVKIAILDVNDNAPHFMEQVMKLSIPEDATAGTSFGIDYFAIDNDTGKNSIQNYYLENSQNVFSLKDGEIPSIVVQQSLDREVRDLYEMKIVAVDGGIPPLSGTATLLINIQDVNDNCPVFNVSEFDVQIPENISSNSVVTQLHAVDADLGPNAEITYSYGNRVQDASKKLFILDRTTGLITFSGNTSPEIPPKHKLTILANGPGCVPAIIQITVSIIHSSKYSPKLEISYIANQADGVIYLKETAPENTPIALLEVTDPDHYLKGTLYISGNVPFYLKPYERSRNKHLVVTSQLLDHELENQYEIVIKAEDPHNVHELTICVKITDENDNSPQFYQSSFETSIEENNAPGAFLLKISATDADSGQNGKVTYHLGPDALPIFSIEQFTGTLTVSTILDREKEKLYKFTVSAVDHGVPPRRSSIIVIIHVLDQNDNIPSFLTNDYTFFIPENFPRRGEIGVINVTDLDAGPNGNVTVSILNGSSNFLMDNTRGTLRCNSSVDREKNTMHVFWVQAVDGGKPSLSAMAKITVFVLDINDNPPTVLLPQSNVSWLLVPPNTPRGAAVAEIYAIDYDAGINAVMTYNIVGRNGPAPHIFGINTATGNITLQEKLLHKDYGLYQLLVKVSDLGQPQPLHSTVMVNLFVNETVSNKSYLEALLRRQTVFTEEKQPNPCPLSQTLDSPCSPPIIPIAITMIIVSAIFFAIALCMLLNVKKESKRKELYIDAQIPLKINLDYYTKDWNDAQL